GGGCCGTCGGCGACCGGCACCTGCGGCAGCGGGGTGTCGCCCCCGGCGTCCAGCCCGACGACGAAGCAGCCGGCCCGCTGGTAGCCCTGCAGCGCCCGGGTCAGGTTCGTCACCCGGGCCACCGGCACGCGTGCCGCCGCCCCGGCGGACGTCTTCCACGCCGACGCGGTCATCCCGGCGGCCCGCCGCTCGGGGACGACGACCCCGTGCCCGCCGAACGCGGCCGCGGAGCGGACGACGGCGCCGAGGTTGCGGGGGTCGGTGACCCCGTCGAGGGCGACCAGCAGCGGGACCTCACCGGCCGCCCGGGCGGCCTCGAGCAGCCCGTCGGCGTCGGCGTACTCGTACGGCGGCACCTGCAGGGCGAGCCCCTGGTGGACCGCGCCGTCGGTGAGCCGGTCCAGCTCGGCGCGGGAGGCCTCGAGCACCGGCAGCCCCCGGTCGGCGGCCAGCCGCAGCGCCTCGCGCACCCGGTCGTCGGCGTCCACCCGGTGGGCGACGTAGAGGGCGACCGTGGGCACCTCGTGCCGCAGCGCCTCGACGACGGAGTTGCGTCCCGCGATCGTCTCCGGTGCCCCGGGTGCGCCGCCGCGCCGCGGCGACCCCGACCGCTGGGTCGCCGCCCGCCGCTCGGCGGCCTTCTTCCGCTGGTGCGCGACGTGGTACTCCCGGTCCTCGGCCTTCGGGGTGGGCCCCTTGCCCTCCAGGGCGCGGCGGCCGCGGCCGCCGCTGCCGACCGTGGCGCCCTTCTTGGACCCCGGACGGCGCACGGCCCCCGGTCGACGCGAGTTTCCGGCCATGTCAGCTCTCCTCGTGGTGGCGGGCGAGCGACCAGCGCGCCCCGTCCGGGGTGTCCTCGACTGCGATCCCGGCCGCGGCCAGCTGGTCGCGGATGGCGTCGGCGGTGGTGAAGTCCCGGGCCGCCCGCGCCGCGGCGCGGGCCTCCAGCCGGTCCCGGACGAGGGCGTCCAGGGCAGCCAGCGCGGGGGCCGGGCCGGCCGCGGTGCCGGCGCCGGCCCAGTGCGGGTCCTGCGGGTCGATGCCGAGCACGCCGGTCATCGCGGTCACCTCGGCCCACGCCCGGTGCGCGGCCGCGGTGTCCCCGGCGTCCAGCGCGCTGTTGCCCCGGCGCACGGTGTCGTGGACGACGGCGAGCGCCCCGGCCACGTTGAGGTCGTCGTCCATCGCCGCGCGGAAGGCGTCCGGCCACGAGGCCGGCTGCCCGGCGGCGGCGTCGGCCCCGGCCGGGCGCGCCCGCTCGAGGAAGCCCTCGATCCGCTCGACGGCGGCCTCGGCCTCGCGCAGCGAGTCGGACGTGTACTCGATCGTCGAGCGGTAGTGCGCCTGGCCCAGGTAGTACCGGAGCACGAGCGGCCGGGTGCGACGCAGCACCTCCGGCACCAGCAGCGAGTTGCCGAGCGACTTGCTCATCTTCTCGCCGCCGATGGTGACCCAGGCGTTGTGCAGCCAGTACCGGGCGAAACCGAAGCCGGCAGCACGGGACTGCGCCTGCTCGTTCTCGTGGTGGGGGAAGCGCAGGTCCACCCCGCCGGCGTGGATGTCGAAGGTGTCGCCGAGGTACCGGCGGGCCATCGCCGAGCACTCCAGGTGCCATCCCGGCCGCCCCCGGCCGTACGGCGTCGGCCAGGACGCGGTGACCGGCTCGCTCGGCTTCCAGCCCTTCCACAGCGCGAAGTCCCGCGGGTCTCGCTTTCCCCGCGGGTCGGCGTCCTCGGCCGGCGCCATGTCCTGCGGCCGCTGGTGGGTGAGCGCCCCGTAGTCGGGGAACGAACCCACGTCGAAGTAGACGTCACCGGAGCCGTCCTCGGCGACGTAGGCGTGACCGCGCTCGAGGAGCAGCTCGACGAGCTCGAGCATCTCGGTGACGTGCCCGGTGGCGCGCGGCTCGTACGTCGGCCGGCGGACGCCGAGCGCGTCGTACGCCTCGGTGAACGCCACCTCGTGCCGGTAGGCCCACGCCCACCACGGCACGC
This DNA window, taken from Kineosporiaceae bacterium SCSIO 59966, encodes the following:
- the rlmB gene encoding 23S rRNA (guanosine(2251)-2'-O)-methyltransferase RlmB, producing the protein MAGNSRRPGAVRRPGSKKGATVGSGGRGRRALEGKGPTPKAEDREYHVAHQRKKAAERRAATQRSGSPRRGGAPGAPETIAGRNSVVEALRHEVPTVALYVAHRVDADDRVREALRLAADRGLPVLEASRAELDRLTDGAVHQGLALQVPPYEYADADGLLEAARAAGEVPLLVALDGVTDPRNLGAVVRSAAAFGGHGVVVPERRAAGMTASAWKTSAGAAARVPVARVTNLTRALQGYQRAGCFVVGLDAGGDTPLPQVPVADGPVVLVVGAEGAGLSRLVRETCDVVARIPMSGATESLNAGVAAGIALYEIARHRDRG
- a CDS encoding cysteine--tRNA ligase; translation: MSLRLFDTATREVRELVPLTAGEVGVYLCGATVQAPPHIGHIRSGVAFDVLWRWLEAGHGYRVTFIRNVTDIDDKILARSAEAGVPWWAWAYRHEVAFTEAYDALGVRRPTYEPRATGHVTEMLELVELLLERGHAYVAEDGSGDVYFDVGSFPDYGALTHQRPQDMAPAEDADPRGKRDPRDFALWKGWKPSEPVTASWPTPYGRGRPGWHLECSAMARRYLGDTFDIHAGGVDLRFPHHENEQAQSRAAGFGFARYWLHNAWVTIGGEKMSKSLGNSLLVPEVLRRTRPLVLRYYLGQAHYRSTIEYTSDSLREAEAAVERIEGFLERARPAGADAAAGQPASWPDAFRAAMDDDLNVAGALAVVHDTVRRGNSALDAGDTAAAHRAWAEVTAMTGVLGIDPQDPHWAGAGTAAGPAPALAALDALVRDRLEARAAARAARDFTTADAIRDQLAAAGIAVEDTPDGARWSLARHHEES